The following DNA comes from Miscanthus floridulus cultivar M001 chromosome 5, ASM1932011v1, whole genome shotgun sequence.
CCTTTTTTTTCGTTCATGTTATCCTTGCGATATGACAATGCACACAATAGTTTAGCTGGATAAATAAACGTATTTAATTTGATTTTGTGGTTGCTAATCTGACACTGACGAAAGTTAGTAAGTTGTATTCGTTGTTTATTCTAAAGGCCTTGCAGTATGAACTTATTCTAAAACTATATCATCTTCTACCTATGTTCTGTTCTGAATGGGTTAATGTCATGTGCAGCTGTCAAGTTTATTTAGTCAAATATAATACAAGGAACATTTTAGGAGAGTTCACAGTATGGATAGTTCAAAGTAATGTGAGCACAATACTACAATAAAGGTGCACCAGTGTATTCCAAGGAACTTGCTGCCGAACTGGGGGAAAACACTTGTCGAGCCATGGAATAATCTAATATTTAGGCTGCGTTTGGATCACAGGAATTTCAAAGGAATTGGCATTCCTGTAGTTTTAGCTACTGTAGACGTGTTTGAAACAAAGGATTCATTGATTCCTTTTCAAAGGAAAGATTCCTATACCTGTACGTTTTGGAGGAAATTTAAAATCCGCTTCAACCTCATGGTTTCTTTCCCTTTGCGAAGTCCGAGGGAAACTCACTCATTAAGGCACATCGTGCGTCATCTGTGGGAGTAGAACCATGCATGCACCTTGCAACTACTTGTTTAGTAGCATCTAATACATTAGTGAAGCTTTGATATATACTCTTTgtttcctgtgttccaaacaccCACTTCTATGAAATTCCTGTGtttttcctttcctctgttttgtCACTGCATTCCTGTCTGTTTCTGTGTTTCATTCCATTCCTATGTTTTTtattccttcgttccaaacaggcccttgcaTCAAAGTTTCATTTATCGAATTCTTCCAACATTACAGTCTTGCTAAATATAACTTTTGTTATGGTTGTAGGTATGCAAATATTTCAATGTGTATGACATGTATTCCAAGAGCTGAACCTTTTAATGGCTGTGCTGGTGGTGCCATGGAAAAATGGCCTAAAAGACTTGGTGCAGTGCCACCAAGGATAGCGAGTGGGGAAATGAAGTGGTTGTCCATTCAGAGATATAAAAATGACACTTTGATTTGGGAGAAAAGAGTAAACTTCTATCTAACATATCTAAAATATTTGTCTAATGGAACTTTCAGAAATGTCATGGACATGAGTGCTGGTTTTGGTGGCTTTGCTGCTGCTATGTCCAAGCATCCTGTTTGGGTCATGAATGTGGTTCCTGCAAATACAACAGAGAATACTCTTGGTGTCATCTATGAGCGTGGTTTGATTGGAACATACACTGACTGGTAATGTTAATGaaacctttttttttcttcaaataaTTTGTTCTTTCCAAACTATACAGTCAGATATACGAAATAATTCTCCATGTTACTTGTTAATATATTTTCAGGTGTGAAGCCTTCTCTACTTATCCACGAACATATGATCTGATACATGGTAATGGAATCTTCAGCTCCCATATTCACAAGTAAGTGACCTGATAACCTTGCCCTGTTTAAGCCTCTGAAAAAGAACAACAAAGGCATAGACTGCTTCTCACGAAGCAAATGAACAATTCAAGTAGTACATAATAATCCCTTGCAGTTAAATTAAATCCTAGATCAGCTATCCATCTTGACACGAAGCTATTCTCAGATGTGGGATTATCGACATCCTTGTTGAGATGGATCGCATTCTCCGGCCAGGGGGTGCCGTTATAGTTCGGGACAGAGCTGATGTTGTTCTCAAAGTCAAGAAGGATGCCGACCGTCTACAATGGCATAGCCGAGTTGTTGACACTGAAAATGGACCTCTGGATCCTGAGAAGCTTCTCATTGTGGACAATTCCCTCCCACTCCCAGGGAGCTAAAGTGAGTACTAGCAAGTAGCAAGAACCGAGATAAGCAGGCTCTTCATGTTCATGACGACAGGTTCTAGCTCCTCATGTTTCGAGGTGGCGTGCGACCTTACTACCTGTCAGTACGTCTTTTGTCTTAAAAACATATCACTACATGTACAGACGAAGCGTATACAGGCGACGGGGATGTTATTACCTGTACAGGTGTTCGAGAAACAAAATGTTATTACCTATACAGATGAAGGGTACAAGGCTACTGGCTATCCTACAGTGAGGGATTCAGAATTGCATATCTACATATATGACCAGTCCAATATATTCGAGTCACTGACGACTCCACTGGATGGATGCCATTTCTTAGCTCCAATATGTAGCCTGATTTCTCAAGCTCTGACGACTAGCTGTGCAGCTGTAACCATGCGATCTCGACTCTGTAGATATATTTTCCCTCATTGACTGTACTTTTTTTTTGGGTAAATCCATTGCCTGTACATTTGTATATAGTGTTGTATATATATCTTGTGAGCTGTGTTGTACTTGTACATCAGCACATGCGGGAGACGTTGTGTTGCACTGTTCTGTTTGAGTCTACCTTTGTTTGGTCGCTAAGCAATCTACAGCTTGTACTGCATACGAGTAATCTGTACGGGGTACAGGGGAGGCCAAATTTCACCTGGTGTCCTTGTCCTTCCAACTTTCCCGGTTCAGACATCAGACTGGGGTGCCGAAAGCGGGACGTTTGTTTGGGGTGTTGTACAAGCGAAGTGAATGTGCAGATCGAGTATGGCCATGATTTTCTTATACAGTAGGCATTATCATAATATTCATAATGGCAGTTATTATTGCCGCGTGGAGGTGATGCTCACTTTAGCAGTTTCCGTATATGTTCCAAATGCAGCCTTGCTATCTTTGTTTGATCCCCAGATAGAATTACTTATTGTGACTGGTGCTCCAGCAGGCACTGTGTGAATCTTCAAACGATGCGGGCGATGAGAAAATGCTCAGAAACCCCTACTGGAAATTCTATACTTGCTCGATCCAAAAGATTTGAATAGACCGAGTAAACAAAACGAGGTCCAATCCGCTCCACAAATAGACAAAGTTAAACCAAAACGAGCAACCCGACATCATCCATCTCACATCTCGCAGATACAGCAATCACAGAATCTTCTGAAGTGTCGACAGCTGAAAACATCACTAGGACAAAATTCTTTTGCGTAAAGAAAAAAGGGCATAAAAACATTGTAGTTCGCATCAGGTTAAATTGAGAATACATGAAAAAAATAGAAATATTATACAACACACATATGTTTTAAGCACACAAAAAAACATatagattttttttatctataacatCTAGGGCCCACATGTTATAACCGACGTGCATGGAGGCACCACGCCCGTGCCTCCCCGGCCTGCTACTCGCGCTGCTTCCTGTTGCTGCCTGCTGCCTCGCCCGGCCCGCAGTCCTCCCAGCCGGCGGCGGACGAGGCGCAGCTGCTGCTCTAGATCAAGCGCGCGTGGGCGCGACCCGCTCGTGCTCGCAGGATGGAACGCCTCGGCTGCGGGCGCACGCTGCGCGTGGCCATATATGACGTCTAGGGCCCGCGCCCGCACCCGGCGCGCCTCCCCGTGCCCGCGTCGGccatggcagtggcagtggcggcgacggcggcggcagcggatCCGGCTCCAGGTAGGCCTCTCCTCCTCGTCCTTTGCGATCTGTGATTTGTCTTTCCATAggaaaaattgtttcttgtgatctgtgatcttgtgattgtcaggtagaagaagggtggaagctgttggatcttaatcctatgatgcaaaaaaattcatgtattgaaattgtataaaacacatggttgtgtagTAGACAAACTCGAAAAAAAAGTAGCAAAATCTGAAACTTAACATTTTGAGAACCAGCGATACCCAacagaaaaacaaaacaaaacaaaacgtcCTCTCTGGCACGGCCAAACTGCAGCCGTGCAACTGGCACGGAGGCTACACCTGCGTGTGGGGCCCACGCGGCCGTTCCACTCCTTCCCTCGCCGGCTGTACGTACCGGAACCGGACGCTCTACCAGCTTGTCCGGCACTCCGGCGTCACAAAAACCGTTGCACCCGGCGACCAAGCAGAAAATAGACAATAAAATAAGAGGCCCGAGAGAGAGAAAACAAAAAGGGAAACGCGCTATAAAATGCGGCCACCGCCCTCCGCCTCCCACCTCTGACCTCCCGTCCTGCATTCGGGACGAAGCCAACGACGAGCTCAGCAGCGCCGACGCCGCAACGAGAGCACCCGCTCCGTCGAGGTACCCCCAGACTCTCACCTGAGTTCCTCCCTGGCCCGAGCTTCTGCGGCCTCTCCGCTGAAATGCGGGCGATCGGGCGGCGAAACCGCGCGATTCGGGGGGAAATTGTAGTGGGGATTGTGGGCGGCGCTTCCGGGTGTAGTAATTGGGCGAGCGTTTTAGGGGAAAGAGGACTGCGCTCCGTTTAGTCATGCTGGTGCCGGGGCTTGGATCTCGGTGTTGCTGCGTGCGCTTGGGAATTTGGTTGCGGTCGAGGTGAGTGATCGTGCGGGACTGCGGCCTCCAGGCTGTGTGCGTCGAGCTGCATCTGAGGTGCGCGGCGAAATGATGTAGGGGTATGTGGGTGCGTGGCTGCTGGCTCTAGAGCAGTAGAGGTTTATCTGTGGTGATTTTCTAAGGTGACTTTTGTAGGGAATTTGTCTGAGGTGATTTTTGTGTTCTGGATTTTTAGTCGAAAATGGTTATGTGCATCCCGTTTGTGCTGTTGCTGACCTTTTTAACATACGTGATGCACTCTAGAATTTGCTGACCTTTTTAACCTGAATCTAGAATTTGCTTGAAGTTGACCATCCCACGTTTTGAAGTTGCTAGAGACAAGCTATAGTATGCACTCTACTGGCACGACAGGCTTCTCTTCAGTATTGTCTGCGTTAACATACGTGATGCACAATGTCCAAATGTCTGCAGTGATAAATGTGTTCTCCTGATGACATATTTCTGGTTTGCAGAATAGGTGTAAATTAGACTAAGAGGTAGCAATGTGGCGCCGCTGTTGCTGCAATTGCCAAGTGGATGAATCCGATCAGCGTGGAAATGATCATGTCAAGGCCACAACCAACGACATTGATGGTATGTTCGTTTAAGTGTACTTGGATCATCTGCTCCTATATTCTTAACTTGCTGCCAGTTACTGAAAATGTGAACCATCTTCGTGCTGCTGTTTTTGAAATTCCCTTTTCTAACATCTACAGAGAATTTGTTGTCATTGTATCCTTTTCTTCAGGGGTGACCAAGGGGTTGAAAGATTCTGCTACTGGAAAAGTCGAGCCGCACAATGCTGCTCCCCCTATCAATATCCCTGTTCTATCCTTGGATGAACTAATAGAAAAGACCGATGACTTTGGTTCAACAGCTTTGATAGGTGAAGGTTCTTATGGGAGAGTGTACTATGCGATTCTTGATAATGGAACAAAAATGGCAGTAAAGAAACTTGATTCTACTGAAAATGAACCCACTACCGAATTCTTGACCCAGGTTGGTGTTGTCATTGATTATTAATCATGGGGGTTTCTCTTTTGTTATTTAGTAGTGCTAATGTGTTATGGGTTCCTAATCGAAAAATGATGCTTACTTCTGATGCTAGGTTTCATTGGTTTCAAGGTTGAAACATGAAAACTTTGTTGACATGTTGGGGTACTGTACGGAGCGTAATCTTCGCATAGTAGCCTATGAATTCGCCACCATGGGTTCTCTGCATGACGTTCTACATGGTATGATTTTGCATATCCTCTGCAATTTGTTGCACAACTCCACACTTAATTGAATACTGTAGCTTCAACTGATAATTTGCAATTTCGTTTTTGAATTCATGTCAATAGGAAGAAAAGGAGTTCAAGGTGCTCAACCGGGCCCAGCGCTTGATTGGATGCAGCGAGTGCAAATTGCTGTTGGTGCTGCGAAAGGACTTGAATATCTTCATGAGAAAGTTCAGCCTTCCATTATCCATAGGGATATTAGATCAAGTAATATCCTCTTGTTTGAAGACTTCAAGGCAACGATAGCAGACTTTAATCTCTCAAATCAAGCACCAGATATGGCTGCCCGGTTGCATTCAACTCGTGTCTTGGGAACCTTCGGATATCATGCCCCAGAGTAAAAATCCTTTTCTTAAAGTAACTATATTTTGTAATATGTTGCTTAACTTCAGTTGTGCTTTCTACTTTTGCATGTGTTGTCTGATTAATATTTTAGTATATCAGCAAGCTGGGTGGTGTTTATTTCTAAGTTGTCTgattaattttaaaaaattatGCCTTGTTATTTCTAAAGTTGAAGATTTGTTTCATATATTTGTAGATAAGCTGTTTCTAGGACATAAAGGAACACATTAGAAATCAATCATATCCTTAATATTGTAGCTTTCCAACTTTCAGGCACTTCACATGAATAGTTTAATTTCTTTAGCGTTTAGCCTTTGTCCATTGGATAGCAAGCCACATTTTGCCAAGTATATGAAGACCACCTGTGGACCACGTTAGCTATTTCGTTTTGCTGTAGTTCTATCCCAGAAAGTTATATGAAAACCACTTGCTTGGAGCTAATAGTGCAACCTGTCCAGTTCCCGAAAGTATGGTATGGATCCCTTGCGCCAGGTGACTACTCCATGACTGTTCTTGAGACAGACTGGGCGGCAGGCCACCGAGTTTCACATTCTTGCTTAAATTTTTACCTCATTCCATAGGGAAAAATGAGATTATTTTTACATAGCACTCATAGATTAGGAAAAAAATTAACATTACAGCTCAGTCCATGGCAATCTTGAATCTTTTGTTCTATTTTTTGCTGCTACCAGCCAATTACTTCCTGTACTACGAGCAAGCTACAATCTGATACTCTCCAGCTAGCAGCAACTAATTTGATAATAGGCATTGTTTTTTAGATTCTTGATTGAAGTAACGCTATTGTCTGATCAATCTACAATTTGACTTGAGGTTTGATTATGCAGGTATGCAATGACTGG
Coding sequences within:
- the LOC136453710 gene encoding PTI1-like tyrosine-protein kinase 1, which codes for MWRRCCCNCQVDESDQRGNDHVKATTNDIDGVTKGLKDSATGKVEPHNAAPPINIPVLSLDELIEKTDDFGSTALIGEGSYGRVYYAILDNGTKMAVKKLDSTENEPTTEFLTQVSLVSRLKHENFVDMLGYCTERNLRIVAYEFATMGSLHDVLHGRKGVQGAQPGPALDWMQRVQIAVGAAKGLEYLHEKVQPSIIHRDIRSSNILLFEDFKATIADFNLSNQAPDMAARLHSTRVLGTFGYHAPEYAMTGQLTQKSDVYSFGVVLLELLTGRKPVDHTMPRGQQSLVTWATPRLTEDKVKHCVDPRLMGEYPAKGLAKLAAVAALCVQYEAEFRPNMGIVVKALSPLLVTKQTPPPVVDS